One stretch of Pigmentiphaga aceris DNA includes these proteins:
- a CDS encoding hybrid sensor histidine kinase/response regulator codes for MPTHASAEHFLAVEGELPRLIAEFPWETTAAGPIAAWPVELKNCIGMLLRSPVPIVSLWYEDGVMIYNDAYSEFAGSRHPSLLGSKVREGWPEVADFNDTVMKVGLAGGTLSFQDQELVLHRDGRDGQAWMNLDYSPVIDAQGKPFGVIAIVIETTGKVRAEHARRTSEAQFRTLAEAMPNHVWWASPDGRMSWCNERYYAYTGATPGALPGDDWLQRVHDDDRQQVAALWQTSLATEQDFDAEFRLCRGDGHHRWHLARAVPQRHEDGSVARWIGTHTDIEDQKAGAWALARLNATLEEQVALRTADYDRIWRLSTDLMLVCQLDATIVAVNPAWNTVLGWDELHLVGRSTLSLTNPEDHEATRAEFARLSDGMTTMRFENRFQTQDGAYRTISWTAVPEQGMIHAVGRDVTTDLEAAAALRRTEVALQQAQKMETVGKLTGGVAHDFNNLLQVIAGNLQLLSRDVAGNERAERRVASALAGVSRGAKLASHLLAFGRRQVLEPRVVNIGRFLTGVEDMLRRTIGEAIDIETVASGGLWHTLVDPTQLENALLNLVINARDAMSGHGKLTVEVSNAFLDAVYAQDHTEVIPGQYVLLAVTDTGTGMPPEVLARVFEPFFSTKSEGKGSGLGLSMVFGFVKQSGGHVKLYSELGHGTTVKLYLPRTQQPEDIVALPDATPICGGSETILVAEDDEDVRATVVETLGELGYRVLRAKDASSALSIVEGGVSADLLFTDVVMPGPLRSPDLARRAKELLPETDLHLPRMSGRTLAGEARVRHPRIAVIVATGDSGVDGLPSGTRVMRKPYDGVALAAAVHEAIGTV; via the coding sequence ATGCCAACACACGCGTCCGCCGAACACTTTCTTGCCGTCGAAGGCGAGCTGCCCCGCCTGATTGCGGAATTTCCTTGGGAGACCACGGCGGCTGGTCCGATTGCAGCGTGGCCGGTCGAACTGAAGAACTGCATTGGCATGCTGCTGCGTTCGCCGGTGCCGATCGTCAGCCTTTGGTACGAGGACGGCGTAATGATCTACAACGACGCCTATTCGGAATTCGCCGGCAGCCGGCACCCAAGCCTGCTGGGATCCAAGGTGCGTGAAGGCTGGCCAGAAGTCGCAGATTTCAACGATACGGTGATGAAAGTTGGTCTGGCTGGCGGCACCTTGTCGTTTCAGGATCAGGAACTGGTTCTGCATCGTGATGGCCGCGATGGTCAGGCCTGGATGAATCTGGACTATTCGCCGGTCATCGATGCACAGGGCAAGCCTTTTGGCGTGATCGCCATCGTGATCGAGACAACGGGCAAGGTGCGCGCCGAACACGCGCGGCGCACCAGCGAGGCACAGTTCCGTACCTTGGCCGAAGCCATGCCGAACCATGTTTGGTGGGCATCGCCGGACGGGCGCATGAGCTGGTGCAACGAGCGTTATTACGCTTATACCGGCGCGACGCCAGGTGCCCTGCCCGGCGACGATTGGCTGCAACGTGTTCACGATGACGACCGTCAACAGGTGGCAGCGCTTTGGCAGACGTCGCTTGCCACCGAACAGGATTTCGACGCCGAGTTTCGGCTTTGCCGTGGTGATGGCCATCACCGCTGGCATTTGGCGCGCGCCGTGCCGCAGCGGCATGAAGATGGCAGCGTTGCCCGGTGGATCGGCACGCATACGGACATCGAGGACCAGAAAGCCGGGGCCTGGGCGCTGGCACGGCTGAACGCCACGCTGGAAGAACAGGTGGCGCTGCGCACCGCCGATTACGACCGCATCTGGCGGCTGTCTACCGACCTGATGCTGGTGTGCCAGCTGGACGCCACGATTGTCGCGGTCAATCCAGCATGGAATACGGTGTTGGGTTGGGACGAACTGCATCTGGTTGGCCGCTCGACGCTGTCGTTGACCAATCCTGAAGACCACGAGGCAACGCGCGCGGAATTTGCCAGGTTGAGCGATGGCATGACGACGATGCGCTTCGAGAATCGCTTTCAGACGCAAGATGGCGCGTATCGCACCATTTCCTGGACGGCGGTTCCTGAACAGGGAATGATCCACGCCGTCGGTCGAGACGTGACGACTGACCTGGAAGCTGCGGCCGCCTTGCGTCGTACCGAAGTTGCCTTGCAGCAGGCACAGAAGATGGAGACCGTGGGCAAGCTCACGGGCGGCGTGGCGCATGACTTCAACAATCTGCTGCAAGTCATTGCCGGCAATTTGCAGTTGCTGTCACGTGACGTGGCCGGCAACGAGCGCGCCGAACGCCGCGTCGCCAGCGCGCTGGCAGGCGTCAGTCGGGGGGCCAAGCTTGCCAGTCACTTGCTTGCATTCGGACGCCGCCAAGTGCTGGAACCGCGCGTGGTCAACATCGGCCGCTTCCTGACCGGCGTCGAAGACATGCTGCGGCGGACCATTGGCGAGGCCATCGACATTGAAACCGTTGCGTCTGGCGGGCTGTGGCATACCTTGGTGGACCCGACGCAGCTGGAAAACGCCCTGCTGAACTTGGTGATCAACGCCCGTGACGCCATGTCTGGCCACGGCAAACTCACTGTTGAAGTCAGCAACGCGTTCCTTGATGCGGTGTACGCGCAAGACCACACCGAAGTGATCCCAGGCCAGTACGTGCTGCTTGCGGTCACGGACACAGGCACCGGCATGCCGCCAGAGGTCTTGGCCCGGGTGTTCGAACCCTTCTTCTCGACCAAATCCGAAGGCAAAGGCAGCGGCTTGGGCTTGTCGATGGTGTTTGGTTTCGTCAAGCAGTCCGGCGGCCACGTGAAGCTGTACAGCGAGCTGGGCCACGGCACGACAGTCAAACTGTACCTGCCGCGCACCCAGCAGCCGGAAGATATCGTCGCCCTGCCCGACGCCACGCCGATCTGTGGCGGTTCTGAAACCATTCTGGTGGCGGAAGACGATGAAGACGTGCGTGCCACCGTGGTCGAAACGCTGGGCGAACTTGGCTATCGCGTGCTGCGGGCCAAGGATGCATCCAGCGCGTTAAGCATTGTTGAAGGGGGCGTCTCGGCAGATTTGCTGTTTACCGACGTGGTGATGCCCGGCCCGCTTCGAAGCCCTGATCTTGCACGCCGCGCCAAGGAACTGTTGCCGGAGACGGATTTGCACCTTCCGCGCATGAGCGGCCGCACGCTGGCAGGCGAAGCACGCGTGCGACATCCTCGGATCGCCGTGATCGTGGCGACTGGCGATAGCGGTGTCGACGGGCTGCCGTCCGGCACGCGTGTGATGCGTAAGCCTTATGATGGCGTGGCGTTGGCTGCGGCAGTGCACGAAGCCATCGGTACAGTGTGA
- a CDS encoding GNAT family N-acetyltransferase translates to MYEIIKAREAVFVVEQKCAYQETDGLDPHAWHLCVHAGGELAAYSRVVDPGFKFPQPSIGRVMTVEKFRSLKIGRALMLEAIRFTESTFPDQGIKIGGQVYLRKFYESLGFEGVSDIYSEDSIPHLDMVKAPVLSGSPAL, encoded by the coding sequence TTGTACGAGATCATCAAAGCCCGGGAAGCGGTGTTCGTGGTTGAACAGAAGTGTGCGTACCAGGAAACCGACGGGCTTGATCCGCATGCTTGGCATCTTTGCGTGCACGCCGGGGGTGAACTGGCGGCTTATTCCCGTGTGGTCGATCCCGGCTTCAAGTTCCCGCAGCCGTCGATCGGGCGGGTCATGACGGTGGAAAAATTCCGAAGCCTGAAAATTGGCCGGGCACTGATGCTGGAAGCCATTCGTTTTACGGAGTCCACATTCCCTGATCAGGGAATCAAGATCGGCGGCCAAGTGTATTTGCGGAAATTCTATGAATCGCTGGGCTTTGAAGGCGTCAGCGACATCTACAGCGAAGACAGCATTCCGCATCTCGACATGGTGAAAGCGCCCGTCCTGTCAGGTTCCCCTGCCCTGTGA
- a CDS encoding TetR/AcrR family transcriptional regulator encodes MKHIKAEALTSRRLSKADRRQQLLDTALQIIREEGGDRLTLGHLAIRAGVSKPVAYEHFGTRSALLIALYKALDLRQTNALKQALSAGERNLAETADLLAAAYINCAVDTGGEWHAIGAALAGSEEKGAVLQELLDGYVQLFASVLVPFSELSPAELARRCVGLVGAGEALSAAMVQGTYTESDAANTFAALIRGGVSAAR; translated from the coding sequence ATGAAACACATCAAGGCTGAGGCCCTCACGTCACGTCGGCTGTCGAAGGCAGATCGCCGGCAGCAACTGCTGGATACGGCGCTGCAGATCATTCGGGAAGAGGGGGGCGATCGGCTGACGCTGGGGCACTTGGCGATTCGGGCAGGGGTGTCCAAGCCAGTTGCCTACGAACACTTCGGCACCCGCTCAGCGCTGTTGATTGCGCTCTACAAGGCGTTGGATCTGCGGCAAACGAACGCACTCAAGCAGGCGTTGAGCGCGGGTGAACGGAATCTGGCGGAAACCGCAGATCTGCTTGCCGCCGCCTATATCAATTGCGCTGTCGACACGGGCGGTGAATGGCATGCGATTGGGGCGGCGCTGGCGGGTAGCGAGGAAAAAGGTGCTGTGCTGCAAGAACTACTGGATGGCTACGTGCAGTTGTTTGCCAGCGTGCTGGTTCCATTCAGCGAGTTGTCGCCCGCCGAGCTTGCTCGACGCTGCGTGGGCTTGGTCGGCGCTGGCGAGGCCTTGTCGGCAGCAATGGTGCAGGGGACTTACACCGAGTCGGACGCCGCGAATACTTTTGCAGCGTTGATTCGAGGTGGCGTGAGCGCAGCCCGGTAA
- a CDS encoding NAD(P)-dependent oxidoreductase, with product MSINPILLVGGSGTVGQWTARLLRQAHPDVPLLIGGRDLAKAEAVAKEVGGAEGVVIDLRASDLGLGERAVSAVAVLFMDERTASLRFAQSRGVPHISISPGIIEMGPEVAAYIHSPTVAPVVLGTEWLVGATTIPTLEFAKTFSRVDEIAVGALLDEEDAWGPAADADLERQTKTLPAALARQDGAYVWRVGDDAKTEFRAADGTTMAASAFSVYDVVGLATATGAPNVRFSLALGMSSTRRRGEPMSTEIIIELSGVDYAGKALRTRHAVVHPEGQMPLTGLGVAMVLERLTGLDGKTPSPAGLYFPYQLLDPAAYFARLKQIGGVILPLDAA from the coding sequence ATGTCGATCAATCCCATTTTGTTAGTTGGCGGCTCCGGTACTGTCGGTCAATGGACCGCGCGTTTGCTGCGCCAGGCGCATCCAGACGTGCCCTTGTTGATTGGCGGCCGCGATTTGGCGAAGGCTGAAGCAGTCGCCAAAGAAGTAGGCGGTGCCGAAGGCGTTGTCATCGATTTGCGTGCCAGCGACCTGGGTTTGGGCGAGCGCGCAGTCAGTGCCGTAGCCGTGCTGTTCATGGATGAACGGACAGCAAGCTTGCGCTTTGCGCAGTCGCGCGGCGTGCCGCATATCAGCATCTCGCCGGGCATCATCGAGATGGGGCCGGAAGTTGCCGCCTATATACATAGCCCGACGGTCGCACCGGTGGTCTTGGGCACCGAGTGGCTGGTGGGCGCAACCACGATCCCGACGCTTGAATTCGCCAAAACCTTCAGTCGCGTGGACGAGATTGCCGTCGGTGCCCTGCTGGACGAAGAAGATGCCTGGGGACCCGCCGCAGACGCAGACCTGGAACGCCAGACCAAGACCTTGCCGGCCGCATTGGCCCGCCAGGATGGTGCGTATGTCTGGCGTGTTGGCGACGATGCCAAGACCGAGTTTCGGGCGGCGGATGGCACCACGATGGCGGCATCGGCGTTCTCCGTTTACGACGTCGTAGGCCTGGCCACGGCAACCGGCGCGCCGAATGTTCGTTTCAGTCTTGCCCTTGGCATGAGTTCGACGCGACGCCGTGGTGAGCCGATGTCGACCGAAATCATCATTGAACTGTCGGGCGTGGACTATGCCGGCAAAGCGCTTCGCACCCGTCACGCAGTCGTGCATCCCGAAGGACAAATGCCCTTGACCGGGCTTGGCGTGGCAATGGTGTTGGAACGGCTGACCGGGCTCGACGGCAAGACGCCGAGCCCGGCTGGGCTTTATTTCCCGTATCAGCTGTTGGACCCAGCCGCCTACTTTGCCCGCTTGAAACAGATCGGCGGGGTGATCTTGCCGCTTGATGCGGCTTGA
- a CDS encoding Wadjet anti-phage system protein JetD domain-containing protein yields the protein MSDQPWWLDTSEVQALLLNLVAHLEKAELRGSARAQSVALNDKTWPALYRADRESRKEELWAHFRDMCRRGWLSVTPASAATKVSGYDLKPRVVVLDENQLRVAAKRPFRVKSSAEKWKDAVERILDTSDAGKAVAAGYCIDIPERSTDDIVQRLNLLHAIAAEQLLLREVSAKLFWGMSKVLDKRQALVAAVLGEEECPFPASPVQLQVYLPSNYSEVLFIENQVTFERALRSHSPSFSRLALVYASGFKGSAKRLRSLDTCSLFYSQFGTKDTPVSDRFENWLLTSTSADAAPTWFWGDLDYAGMRILAAMRASFPQIQSWKAGYAPMLRHLEEGHGHHPEAADKTGQKRIQHTGCAYADQVLLPAIDKAQKFVDQEAFNLLS from the coding sequence ATGAGCGACCAGCCTTGGTGGCTTGATACTTCTGAGGTACAAGCGCTGCTGCTGAACCTTGTGGCACATCTTGAAAAAGCGGAGCTACGGGGAAGCGCACGCGCGCAGTCCGTGGCCTTGAACGACAAGACGTGGCCTGCGCTTTATCGTGCAGATCGGGAATCGCGCAAGGAAGAACTTTGGGCGCATTTCCGTGACATGTGCCGGCGGGGATGGCTGTCCGTCACGCCGGCGTCTGCAGCCACCAAGGTTTCTGGCTACGACCTGAAACCCAGAGTCGTGGTGCTTGACGAAAACCAGCTACGAGTTGCTGCAAAGCGCCCGTTTCGAGTGAAGTCGAGCGCTGAGAAATGGAAAGATGCGGTGGAACGTATTCTTGATACGTCCGACGCGGGCAAAGCCGTCGCGGCTGGCTACTGCATTGATATTCCTGAACGCTCAACGGACGACATCGTGCAGCGACTGAACCTGCTGCATGCGATTGCAGCCGAGCAGCTGCTGTTGAGAGAGGTTTCCGCCAAGCTGTTTTGGGGGATGTCCAAAGTTCTGGACAAGCGTCAGGCGTTGGTCGCTGCCGTGCTGGGCGAAGAGGAATGCCCATTTCCAGCGTCACCGGTTCAATTGCAGGTTTATCTACCCAGCAATTACAGCGAGGTGTTGTTCATCGAGAACCAAGTCACTTTTGAACGCGCCCTACGCTCACATTCCCCAAGTTTTTCCCGCTTGGCACTTGTCTACGCATCAGGGTTCAAAGGAAGTGCCAAACGATTGCGCAGCCTGGACACCTGCTCTTTGTTCTATTCGCAGTTCGGCACGAAAGATACCCCGGTATCAGATCGTTTTGAAAATTGGCTTCTGACATCTACTTCCGCCGACGCCGCACCAACGTGGTTCTGGGGCGATCTGGACTACGCGGGCATGCGAATTCTGGCCGCCATGCGCGCAAGCTTCCCCCAAATCCAGTCTTGGAAGGCGGGGTATGCGCCCATGCTTCGTCATCTGGAGGAAGGGCATGGCCATCACCCGGAAGCAGCTGACAAAACCGGGCAGAAGCGAATCCAGCACACGGGTTGCGCATATGCTGACCAAGTATTGCTTCCTGCGATCGACAAAGCGCAAAAATTTGTCGATCAGGAAGCCTTCAACTTGCTGTCTTGA